The region TGATGAGATATGCAGGAAGATGATGAGGTGGTAGAAGGGGTACGATGGGAAATCCGCTTTCATGGAAGGGGTGGTCAGGGGGCAGTAACTGCATCTCTACTCCTCGCAGAAGCTGCATTTCGGTGCGGATACTATTCTCAATCCATTCCGTTTTTTGGGGCTGAAAGAAGGGGTGCTCCGGTGCTTGCCTTCACAAGAATATCTGAAGAGGAAATACTTGAAAGGAGTCAGATATACTCACCTGACTGTGTCATTGTACTTGATCCGGTACTTCCAGGCACTGTGAACATCTTCAGCGGGTTGAAGAATGGAGGGATTGCAGTAATAAACACCACAGATGCTCCGGAGAAGTTCAGATTCCATCAAAACGTGCTGACGATATGCACAGTTGATGCCGTAGATATTGCAATTCGAAATCATCTGGTAGTTTCAGGCACCCCTGTTGTTAACATACCCCTGCTTGGCGCCTTTTTGAGGATATTTTCCCGCATTCCACCTGAGATTACTGAGGATGTGATAAGAGAAAGGTTCAGAAGAAACTGGAAGGCCAATGTCAGGGCTATGTGGGAGGGCTACGAAAATGCCGTGATCAGGAAAGTGAAAGGGTCTGGAAAAACGATGAGCCAGGAGAGTAAATGCAGCATTGCAGTTCGGGTACCTGTTTCAAAACCAGTAAAAGGTGTGGCAGGCAGGACATCGATATGGCGGGATTTTGTGCCCGAGATCGACTACAGCAGATGTACTGGTTGCCTGAACTGCTGGCTGCACTGCCCGGAAAGTGCAGTTCTGAGAGATGGGAGGGAAGTTAGGATAGACTATGATTTCTGCAAAGGGTGTCTTGTA is a window of Geoglobus acetivorans DNA encoding:
- a CDS encoding 2-oxoacid:acceptor oxidoreductase family protein, with amino-acid sequence MVEGVRWEIRFHGRGGQGAVTASLLLAEAAFRCGYYSQSIPFFGAERRGAPVLAFTRISEEEILERSQIYSPDCVIVLDPVLPGTVNIFSGLKNGGIAVINTTDAPEKFRFHQNVLTICTVDAVDIAIRNHLVVSGTPVVNIPLLGAFLRIFSRIPPEITEDVIRERFRRNWKANVRAMWEGYENAVIRKVKGSGKTMSQESKCSIAVRVPVSKPVKGVAGRTSIWRDFVPEIDYSRCTGCLNCWLHCPESAVLRDGREVRIDYDFCKGCLVCSSVCPKTAISVAREVMG